In one window of Episyrphus balteatus chromosome 3, idEpiBalt1.1, whole genome shotgun sequence DNA:
- the LOC129914528 gene encoding 40S ribosomal protein S29 — MGFANLWYSHPRKYGQGSRCCRSCSNRHGLIRKYGLNICRQCFREYANDIGFKKLD; from the exons ATGGGTTTTGCAAATCTCTGGTATTCCCATCCACGAAAATACGGACAAGGCTCTCGTTGCTG CCGGTCATGCTCTAACCGCCACGGTCTCATCCGCAAATACGGTCTGAATATCTGCCGTCAGTGCTTCAGGGAGTACGCCAACGATATTGGCTTCAAGAAG cTCGATTAG
- the LOC129914860 gene encoding uncharacterized protein LOC129914860 codes for MEEVLQESDEIFKKINLIESFISLHLRRDKIEPHIQELANKTEEVKSLIQQCNEVMKFEYDTAMNEYKLIMRKMQEQQIQFLDMLIEKRKNEATKNGSNRNEPLKQINVNAAASVGSDAFATDKSYLSVKKAPGDGKMYLEEYLQSPFVRKTRPLSVPFQFMDFEAKITPEMFETIPKYMRGRETVDELKQFLDAILVPCFNEKYQLLHRHRDCIRNHVDLDLWKVYKDQASYFPGQNFITQGDISRKINKMLDKKSQNKITMLRHLGILQEQRKAQTVCYIWTANNI; via the exons ATGGAAGAAGTCCTCCAAGAATCTGatgaaatctttaaaaaaattaatctcatcgAATCATTCATATCATTACATCTTCGTCGTGACAAAATCGAACCACATATCCAAGAATTGGCCAACAAAACAGAAGAAGTTAAATCTTTAATTCAACAATGTAATGAAGTTATGAAATTTGAATATGATACAGCAATGAatgaatataaattaataatgCGTAAAATGCAAGAACAACAAATTCAATTCTTAGATATGCTAATAGAAAAACGTAAAAATGAAGCTACTAAAAATGGTTCAAATAGAAATGAacctttgaaacaaataaatgtTAATGCTGCAGCATCTGTAGGCTCTGATGCTTTTGCTACTGATAAATCATATCTTTCGGTTAAAAAAGCACCTGGAGAT GGTAAAATGTATCTGGAAGAATATTTGCAATCACCTTTTGTGAGGAAAACTAGACCCCTTTCAGTTCCTTTTCAATTCATGGATTTCGAGGCCAAAATAACCCCTGAAATGTTTGAAACTATTCCAAA GTACATGCGAGGCCGGGAGACTGTAGATGAACTGAAACAATTTTTAGATGCCATCCTTGTACCCTGCTTCAATgaaaagtaccaacttcttcaTCGACATAGAGACTGCATCCGCAATCACGTCGACTTGGACCTGTGGAAGGTTTACAAAGATCAAGCCTCATATTTCCCAG gacaaAACTTCATTACCCAAGGTGATATATCACGAAAAATTAACAAGATGCTCGACAAGAAGtcacaaaacaaaatcacaATGCTCCGGCACTTGGGTATACTGCAGGAGCAACGTAAGGCACAAACGGTTTGTTACATCTGGACGGCAAACAATATTTGA
- the LOC129914857 gene encoding testis-specific zinc finger protein topi: protein MNCNNLCDEDFQNSEAWLAEQIFSQLKDFNAKEQKCDVELKKQNEEQMENELGIINSDVLDLGTMKNVNTVPEEPQEQETQQEPQNNSPNLEIPQKPKSPDLLNQEKTQNFIKFIEPPCFYPQIVKCANCNCVFEGNSFYQHICDYDEDNNLIVPEPTEQSSAPFEPGPVEPPCVRLLRENQIRIRRFLKDELKYDLNATATSGNTTPKKQDGPHECNLCERKFVHASGLLRHMEKHALDLIPTTTNVQVNSTYPSPNGLKVVIKCTICGRLFFETKTAFKHFCIHYPDTVEGEVLDKAEEFPYENYLDDAVNLVNEEFSLNPDNKPTMHLKMVILSCVLQCEFCDLIFSEVSYLFAHSACHSPNRHFECSSCEIQVGTSKEIFMHWQAECVFSRENLKRGCCSQRYYVCNVCENKFGSLESLHEHRYTAYHFFPRVDKKSNLLLLPCEYCDRIFESAGEIVDHFEDKHFKKNKRDTTAKYRQYLCDICGKTYTQSSHLWQHLRFHKGVKPFACKEPGCFRKFTIRPDLNDHIRKCHTGERPYHCLICGRRFLTGSVFYQHRLIHRGERRYGCDECGKRFYRADALKNHLRIHTGEKPYSCLFCTKNFRQRGDRDKHIRARHSSLDANARLMMQMRKMQLEAAARANTNNSTTPVEEFLMLGNIPFPKSMFKPLLPDIDGTTNAAGLE from the exons atGAACTGTAATAATTTATGTGATGAAGATTTCCAAAACTCAGAAGCTTGGTTAGCTGAACAAATCTTCTCACAACTTAAAGATTTTAATGCCAAAGAACAAAAATGTGAtgtagaattaaaaaaacaaaatgaagagCAGATGGAAAATGAGTTAGGAATTATAAATTCAGATGTCCTTGATTTGGGTACAATGAAAAATGTCAATACAGTTCCTGAAGAACCACAGGAACAGGAAACACAACAGGAACCACAAAATAACTCTCCAAATTTGGAAAttccacaaaaaccaaaatccccCGATTTATTGAATCAAGAGAAAAcccaaaactttattaaatttattg AACCACCATGTTTTTATCCACAAATTGTCAAATGTGCCAACTGTAATTGCGTTTTCGAAGGCAATTCCTTTTACCAGCACATCTGTGACTATGACGAAGATAACAATTTGATTGTTCCCGAGCCGACAGAGCAATCTTCAGCTCCATTTGAGCCTGGGCCAGTCGAACCACCGTGTGTGCGTTTGTTGCGTGAAAATCAAATCCGCATTCGGCGGTTTCTAAAAGACGAACTAAAATACGATCTGAATGCTACTGCCACTTCTGGGAATACAACCCCCAAGAAGCAGGATGGTCCACATGAATGTAATTTGTGTGAGAGAAAATTCGTTCACGCATCTGGGCTCTTGCGTCATATGGAAAAGCACGCTTTAGATCTgatcccaacaacaacaaatgtacAAGTAAACAGCACTTATCCTTCACCAAATGGTCTTAAAGTGGTCATTAAATGCACAATCTGTGGGAGATtgttttttgaaaccaaaactgcttttaaacatttttgtatacatTATCCCGATACTGTGGAAGGGGAGGTACTGGACAAGGCTGAAGAGTTTCCATATGAAAATTATCTAGATGATGCTGTAAATCTAGTCAATGAAGAATTT TCATTGAACCCAGATAACAAACCTACGATGCATCTGAAGATGGTCATTCTCAGTTGTGTTTTGCAATGTGAGTTTTGTGATTTGATCTTCTCTGAAGTTTCCTATTTATTCGCACACTCGGCTTGCCATTCACCGAATAGACATTTTGAGTGTTCTTCATGTGAGATTCAAGTTGGTACTTCGAAGGAGATTTTCATGCATTGGCAGGCAGAATGTGTTTTCTCTCGAGAAAATCTGAAACGAGGTTGCTGTTCGCAAAGATATTACGTTTGCAATGTTTGTGAGAACAAATTTGGATCATTGGAAAGTTTGCATGAACATAG atatacgGCTTATCACTTTTTTCCAAGagttgataaaaaatcaaatttgctTTTGTTACCTTGCGAATACTGTGATCGTATCTTCGAATCGGCTGGCGAAATAGTAGATCATTTTGAAGACAAACACTTTAAGAAGAATAAACGTGATACCACGGCTAAATATCGTCAGTATTTATGTGATATTTGTGGGAAGACTTATACACAATCGAGTCACTTGTGGCAACATTTGAGATTTCATAAAG GTGTGAAACCATTTGCATGCAAAGAACCCGGATGCTTCCGCAAGTTTACCATACGTCCCGATTTAAACGATCACATTCGTAAATGCCACACTGGCGAACGTCCCTACCATTGCTTAATCTGTGGTAGGCGTTTCTTAACCGGATCAGTATTTTATCAACATCGCCTCATCCATCGAGGAGAACGTCGCTATGGATGCGATGAATGTGGAAAACGATTCTATCGCGCAGAtgctttaaaaaatcatcttcgcATTCACACTGGCGAAAAGCCTTATAGTTGTTTATTTTGTACAAAGAATTTCCGACAGAGAGGTGATCGTGATAAACATATAAGAGCTCGTCACTCCAGTTTGGATGCCAATGCTCGTTTAATGATGCAAATGCGTAAGATGCAATTAGAAGCAGCTGCTAGAGCTAATACCAACAATTCAACAACACCAGTTGAAGAGTTTTTgatgttgggcaatattcctttCCCAAAAAGCATGTTTAAGCCATTGTTACCAGACATTGATGGAACAACTAACGCTGCCGGTCTTGAATGA
- the LOC129914858 gene encoding uncharacterized protein LOC129914858 isoform X2: protein MDQQIVSEPMDFNYKEGNAVDFTKTFDLTGNDNDQMLKLYLRKAGLSDNIEYLTSEQRRAFIYDIIKSNKNPGYWKPSVLPQTPTPSRSPFQKPAVERESSISLDSIDDIPPASMTFDLDKYRQNKNANSNLNRKQNNLPVEQMQNTRTTLYERQFSQKQHISNKVSNPQPKQTVSNKVRNQQPQPSSSPIPLPTTTLVTRKGRRLEVSGPQNFRHISGDMTRDMTKNAFDLSGNFNSNSLKKYMIERGITEEDPPSRHHVVHTVPPPPSKTYIAATPRSPSPPRNINLSKGGAIIVEPPKPPQTLAPLGDDNIYEEIIPPKRNTTSIRRQRRKPLPPPPPPPVSSDVNKVSESVNSQQITNGNDLPSKVPVNKSKSFSAVPPPPPHPPPPTTVSTNKPSVGVPSPPPPPPPPMPIEQSAKFEACAPPPPPPPPTALMPINVSKESSPQQPLTNPGSVDGPKKQQFSPQPKVSAGPPPPPAPPVNIIKPSAQFKPAETGGEPDRNAFLESIRTGVTLKKVTNQEKKITNNTGTPSAMKQPPQQQKIPSDTIKQAPVHSEKPDFMSELRNATLKRIKKLEHNPYASESEC, encoded by the exons ATGGACCAACAGATTGTCAGCGAACCAATGGATTTTAACTACAAAGAAGGAAATGCAGTAGATTTCACAAAAACATTTGATCTCACTGGCAATGACAATGATCAAATGCTCAAACTATATTTGAGAAAAGCTGGGCTTTCAGATAATATTGAATACTTGACTTCAGAACAGAGAAGAGCTTTTATATATGACATtataaaaagtaacaaaaatccAGGTTATTGGAAG cCAAGCGTACTACCACAAACTCCAACACCTTCTCGAAGTCCTTTTCAGAAACCCGCAGTTGAGCGAGAGTCATCGATATCACTTGACTCAATTGATGATATACCTCCAGCTTCAATGACATTTGATTTAGACAAAtatagacaaaataaaaatgccaACTCCAATCTTAATAGAAAGCAAAATAATCTGCCTGTTGAACAGATGCAAAACACTAGAACCACACTTTACGAAAGGCAATTCAGTCAAAAACAGCACATTTCAAATAAAGTTAGCAATCCACAACCAAAACAGACTGTTTCAAATAAAGTAAGGAATCAACAACCacaaccatcatcatcaccaaTTCCTCTCCCAACAACTACGTTAGTTACAAGAAAAGGACGAAGATTAGAAGTTAGTGGCCCACAAAATTTCAGACACATTTCTGGAGACATGACAAGAGATATgactaaaaatgcatttgatctATCTGGGAATTTTAATAGCAATTCATTGAAAAAATACATGATTGAGCGAGGTATCACCGAAGAAGAT CCCCCTTCAAGACATCATGTAGTCCATACTGTTCCACCGCCACCATCTAAAACCTATATAGCTGCAACACCAAGGTCTCCTTCACCTCCAAGAAATATTAATCTTTCTAAGGGAGGTGCAATAATTGTGGAACCACCAAAACCACCTCAGACTCTTGCGCCATTAGGCGATGATAATATTTACGAAGAAATAATTCCACCTAAGCGAAACACGACATCAATTAGAAGACAGCGTAGAAAACCACTtccaccaccaccacctccACCGGTTTCAAGTGATGTCAATAAAGTATCTGAATCTGTAAACTCACAGCAGATAACAAATGGAAATGATTTACCTTCAAAGGTGCCAGTAAACAAATCCAAATCATTTAGTGCGGTTCCACCTCCCCCACCACATCCTCCTCCACCTACAACGGTGTCGACAAATAAGCCATCAGTGGGAGTCCCATCTCCCccaccacctcctcctccccCCATGCCGATTGAACAATCTGCAAAATTTGAAGCTTGTGCACCTCCTCCACCACCTCCTCCTCCTACAGCATTAATGCCAATCAACGTTTCAAAAGAGTCATCACCCCAACAACCCCTTACAAATCCAGGCTCAGTTGATGGTCCTAAGAAACAACAGTTTAGCCCACAACCTAAAGTGTCGGCGGGACCTCCCCCACCACCTGCACCACCCGTTAATATTATTAAACCAAGTGCACAGTTTAAACCAGCCGAAACTGGAGGTGAACCAGACCGAAATGCTTTTCTAGAAAGTATTCGTACTGGCGTAACTCTGAAG AAAGTCACCAATCAAGAGAAAAAGATTACAAATAATACTGGCACTCCTAGTGCAATGAAACAGCCTCCACAACAACAGAAAATTCCTTCGGATACAATAAAACAAGCTCCTGTGCATTCTGAAAAGCCTGATTTTATGTCTGAGCTTCGTAATGCAACCCTTAAGCGtattaaaaagcttgaacatAACCCGTATGCTTCAGAATCTGAATGTTAA
- the LOC129914858 gene encoding uncharacterized protein LOC129914858 isoform X1, translating to MDQQIVSEPMDFNYKEGNAVDFTKTFDLTGNDNDQMLKLYLRKAGLSDNIEYLTSEQRRAFIYDIIKSNKNPGYWKPSVLPQTPTPSRSPFQKPAVERESSISLDSIDDIPPASMTFDLDKYRQNKNANSNLNRKQNNLPVEQMQNTRTTLYERQFSQKQHISNKVSNPQPKQTVSNKVRNQQPQPSSSPIPLPTTTLVTRKGRRLEVSGPQNFRHISGDMTRDMTKNAFDLSGNFNSNSLKKYMIERGITEEDVSGLDRKDLIRRIVQSEYTWMPPSRHHVVHTVPPPPSKTYIAATPRSPSPPRNINLSKGGAIIVEPPKPPQTLAPLGDDNIYEEIIPPKRNTTSIRRQRRKPLPPPPPPPVSSDVNKVSESVNSQQITNGNDLPSKVPVNKSKSFSAVPPPPPHPPPPTTVSTNKPSVGVPSPPPPPPPPMPIEQSAKFEACAPPPPPPPPTALMPINVSKESSPQQPLTNPGSVDGPKKQQFSPQPKVSAGPPPPPAPPVNIIKPSAQFKPAETGGEPDRNAFLESIRTGVTLKKVTNQEKKITNNTGTPSAMKQPPQQQKIPSDTIKQAPVHSEKPDFMSELRNATLKRIKKLEHNPYASESEC from the exons ATGGACCAACAGATTGTCAGCGAACCAATGGATTTTAACTACAAAGAAGGAAATGCAGTAGATTTCACAAAAACATTTGATCTCACTGGCAATGACAATGATCAAATGCTCAAACTATATTTGAGAAAAGCTGGGCTTTCAGATAATATTGAATACTTGACTTCAGAACAGAGAAGAGCTTTTATATATGACATtataaaaagtaacaaaaatccAGGTTATTGGAAG cCAAGCGTACTACCACAAACTCCAACACCTTCTCGAAGTCCTTTTCAGAAACCCGCAGTTGAGCGAGAGTCATCGATATCACTTGACTCAATTGATGATATACCTCCAGCTTCAATGACATTTGATTTAGACAAAtatagacaaaataaaaatgccaACTCCAATCTTAATAGAAAGCAAAATAATCTGCCTGTTGAACAGATGCAAAACACTAGAACCACACTTTACGAAAGGCAATTCAGTCAAAAACAGCACATTTCAAATAAAGTTAGCAATCCACAACCAAAACAGACTGTTTCAAATAAAGTAAGGAATCAACAACCacaaccatcatcatcaccaaTTCCTCTCCCAACAACTACGTTAGTTACAAGAAAAGGACGAAGATTAGAAGTTAGTGGCCCACAAAATTTCAGACACATTTCTGGAGACATGACAAGAGATATgactaaaaatgcatttgatctATCTGGGAATTTTAATAGCAATTCATTGAAAAAATACATGATTGAGCGAGGTATCACCGAAGAAGATGTAAGTGGGTTGGATCGTAAGGATTTAATTAGAAGAATTGTACAGTCAGAGTATACTTGGATG CCCCCTTCAAGACATCATGTAGTCCATACTGTTCCACCGCCACCATCTAAAACCTATATAGCTGCAACACCAAGGTCTCCTTCACCTCCAAGAAATATTAATCTTTCTAAGGGAGGTGCAATAATTGTGGAACCACCAAAACCACCTCAGACTCTTGCGCCATTAGGCGATGATAATATTTACGAAGAAATAATTCCACCTAAGCGAAACACGACATCAATTAGAAGACAGCGTAGAAAACCACTtccaccaccaccacctccACCGGTTTCAAGTGATGTCAATAAAGTATCTGAATCTGTAAACTCACAGCAGATAACAAATGGAAATGATTTACCTTCAAAGGTGCCAGTAAACAAATCCAAATCATTTAGTGCGGTTCCACCTCCCCCACCACATCCTCCTCCACCTACAACGGTGTCGACAAATAAGCCATCAGTGGGAGTCCCATCTCCCccaccacctcctcctccccCCATGCCGATTGAACAATCTGCAAAATTTGAAGCTTGTGCACCTCCTCCACCACCTCCTCCTCCTACAGCATTAATGCCAATCAACGTTTCAAAAGAGTCATCACCCCAACAACCCCTTACAAATCCAGGCTCAGTTGATGGTCCTAAGAAACAACAGTTTAGCCCACAACCTAAAGTGTCGGCGGGACCTCCCCCACCACCTGCACCACCCGTTAATATTATTAAACCAAGTGCACAGTTTAAACCAGCCGAAACTGGAGGTGAACCAGACCGAAATGCTTTTCTAGAAAGTATTCGTACTGGCGTAACTCTGAAG AAAGTCACCAATCAAGAGAAAAAGATTACAAATAATACTGGCACTCCTAGTGCAATGAAACAGCCTCCACAACAACAGAAAATTCCTTCGGATACAATAAAACAAGCTCCTGTGCATTCTGAAAAGCCTGATTTTATGTCTGAGCTTCGTAATGCAACCCTTAAGCGtattaaaaagcttgaacatAACCCGTATGCTTCAGAATCTGAATGTTAA
- the LOC129913627 gene encoding WASH complex subunit 1-like: MKELLVEAVRPVADIIDSKMNDGKNLKLKLEAWEGIAATFRASGFNLQPKQIRDRWSRYKQEARTNISHYKRSQKETGGGKPPEEPAEADYEIAEISALDFVEDTAEFDSDAIYAAEYDDREIPMSSPPPSPPASPSPPPSPPPSPPPPPPLLPHQTEKSPTPPPKTTSGKNKKKSPEMPFLVYLR, encoded by the exons ATGAAGGAGTTGCTAGTCGAAGCGGTGAGACCAGTGGCCGATATCATTGATTCAAAAATGAATGatggaaaaaatttgaaacttaaattaGAAGCCTGGGAAGGCATTGCAGCTACTTTTCGGGCCAGTGGATTTAATTTACAACCGAAGCAAATAAGGGACAGGTGGAGCCGCTATAAGCAAGAAGCCAGAACAAATATTAGCCATTATAAAAGATCTCAGAAGGAGACTGGTGGTGGAAAGCCTCCTGAGGAGCCTGCGGAGGCGGACTATGAAATTGCCGAGATATCAGCTCTAGATTTTGTAGAAGACACTGCAGAATTTGACAGCGACGCAATATACGCCGCTGAATATGATGAcag AGAAATACCGATGTCTTCACCACCACCATCACCACCAGCATCACCATCACCACCACCATCACCACCAccatcaccaccaccaccaccaccactatTACCACACCAAACCGAAAAAAGCCCCACTCCTCCGCCCAAAACAACTAgcggcaaaaataaaaaaaagagcccGGAAATGCCCTTCCTTGTCTACCTCCGATGA
- the LOC129913633 gene encoding uncharacterized protein LOC129913633 yields the protein MANSGLPGIEKLKGRDNYDSWKFSVQAYLELEDLWSCVKADGEDAKRIAKARAKIILLVDPVNYVHIQASKTAKEAWDNLEKAFQDNGLTRRVGLLKKLITTRLENCSSVEDYVNTVITTAHKLNGVGLTVSEEWVGTILLAGLSEEYKPMIMGIESSGVSITGDVIKMKILQDVKTEDVEAVASL from the coding sequence ATGGCTAACAGCGGACTACCaggaattgaaaaattaaagggTCGTGACAATTATGATTCATGGAAATTTTCTGTCCAAGCATATTTGGAGCTGGAAGATTTGTGGTCATGCGTTAAAGCTGACGGAGAGGATGCGAAAAGAATAGCTAAAGCTAGagctaaaattattttgttggttGATCCTGTGAACTACGTTCATATTCAAGCATCCAAAACAGCAAAGGAAGCATGGGATAATCTTGAGAAGGCTTTCCAGGACAATGGACTGACGCGAAGAGTTGGACTGCTCAAGAAATTGATCACGACGAGACTGGAGAATTGTTCATCCGTAGAGGATTATGTTAATACTGTAATCACTACGGCTCATAAGCTGAATGGCGTTGGATTAACGGTCAGTGAAGAATGGGTTGGAACAATTTTACTCGCAGGTTTATCCGAAGAATATAAACCTATGATCATGGGTATTGAAAGTTCCGGCGTATCCATTACTGGTGATGTTATCAAGATGAAGATCCTTCAAGACGTAAAAACAGAAGATGTTGAAGCGGTTGCTTCACTTTAA
- the LOC129914167 gene encoding flavin reductase (NADPH), which yields MSKIAIIGGTGMTGKCVVEYALQKGLNIRLMYRTEETVPESFKGKVELVKGDATNLEDVKNVLQGVDAVCVTLGTRNKLEASTEMSTGTKNIIEAMKELNIRRFSIIMSSFLFMNPEQVPKMFHNINDDHRKMLDMTKSSGLDFIAILPPHIADEPSTDVTILHDASPGRAVSKYDLAKFIVDSLDQPEHYGKVCGIAKKAPA from the exons ATGAGTAAAATAGCTATTATCGGTGGTACAGGAATGACCGGCAAATGTGTTGTTGAATATGCACTTCAAAAAG gtttaAATATTCGATTAATGTATCGCACAGAAGAAACTGTCCCTGAAAGTTTCAAAGGCAAAGTAGAATTGGTCAAAGGAGACGCTACTAATTTGGAAGATGTAAAAAATGTGCTACAAGGAGTTGACGCTGTTTGCGTAACTCTTGGTACTCGTAACAAACTCGAAGCTTCAACTGAAATGTCAACTGGCACTAAAAACATTATTGAAGCCATGAAAGAACTTAATATTCGACGATTCTCAATTATTATGTCATCATTTTTGTTCATGAATCCCGAACAAGTTCCAAAGATGTTCCACAACATCAATGACGATCATCGAAAGATGTTGGATATGACTAAAAGCTCTGGACTTGATTTCATTGCTATCTTACCGCCGCATATTGCTGATGAGCCTAGTACCGATGTTACTATTCTTCATGATGCTTCTCCTGGTCGAGCGGTATCTAAATATGATTTGGCCAAGTTTATTGTAGATTCATTGGACCAACCAGAACATTATGGAAAGGTTTGTGGTATTGCAAAGAAGGCACCAGCATAA
- the LOC129913842 gene encoding N-alpha-acetyltransferase 80 isoform X2, whose translation MKYRKPEPYYEGLPPFNVSGSPFNVVPIHRYPELMQECCNLINSEWPRSDTARMRSLVASCDTLPVSLVLTTDNLCRVIAHCKLSAIPSKKSACFVESVVVDKMYRGRGLGKLIMKCAEDYCRSVLQLKAIYLSTIDQEGFYERIGYEFCAPVSMYGPRHCELPSLENAKKKYMKKIL comes from the exons ATGAAATACAGAAAACCGGAACCATACTATGAG GGACTTCCACCGTTCAATGTCTCTGGCAGCCCCTTCAATGTTGTCCCAATACACAGGTATCCAGAACTCATGCAAGAATGTTGCAATCTCATAAACTCTGAATGGCCACGAAGTGATACGGCCCGAATGCGTTCACTTGTGGCATCCTGCGATACATTGCCAGTTAGTTTAGTTCTAACAACAGACAATCTATGCCGTGTTATTGCTCATTGTAAATTGAGTGCGATACCAAGCAAGAAAAGCGCCTGCTTTGTAGAATCCGTTGTGGTTGACAAAATGTACCGAGGTAGAGGTCTTGGAAAACTAATTATGAAATGCGCCGAAGATTACTGCCGAAGTGTTTTGCAATTAAAAGCTATTTACTTATCGACAATCGATCAAGAGGGCTTCTACGAAAGAATTGGCTATGAATTTTGTGCACCTGTTTCTATGTATGGACCGCGTCACTGTGAGCTGCCTTctttagaaaatgccaaaaagaaATATATGAAAAAGATTCTGTAA
- the LOC129913842 gene encoding N-alpha-acetyltransferase 80 isoform X3, whose protein sequence is MGLPPFNVSGSPFNVVPIHRYPELMQECCNLINSEWPRSDTARMRSLVASCDTLPVSLVLTTDNLCRVIAHCKLSAIPSKKSACFVESVVVDKMYRGRGLGKLIMKCAEDYCRSVLQLKAIYLSTIDQEGFYERIGYEFCAPVSMYGPRHCELPSLENAKKKYMKKIL, encoded by the exons Atg GGACTTCCACCGTTCAATGTCTCTGGCAGCCCCTTCAATGTTGTCCCAATACACAGGTATCCAGAACTCATGCAAGAATGTTGCAATCTCATAAACTCTGAATGGCCACGAAGTGATACGGCCCGAATGCGTTCACTTGTGGCATCCTGCGATACATTGCCAGTTAGTTTAGTTCTAACAACAGACAATCTATGCCGTGTTATTGCTCATTGTAAATTGAGTGCGATACCAAGCAAGAAAAGCGCCTGCTTTGTAGAATCCGTTGTGGTTGACAAAATGTACCGAGGTAGAGGTCTTGGAAAACTAATTATGAAATGCGCCGAAGATTACTGCCGAAGTGTTTTGCAATTAAAAGCTATTTACTTATCGACAATCGATCAAGAGGGCTTCTACGAAAGAATTGGCTATGAATTTTGTGCACCTGTTTCTATGTATGGACCGCGTCACTGTGAGCTGCCTTctttagaaaatgccaaaaagaaATATATGAAAAAGATTCTGTAA
- the LOC129913842 gene encoding N-alpha-acetyltransferase 80 isoform X1: MMYLAVVTVIYRTFDQNQFYYKNSSELNYDSLLFQGLPPFNVSGSPFNVVPIHRYPELMQECCNLINSEWPRSDTARMRSLVASCDTLPVSLVLTTDNLCRVIAHCKLSAIPSKKSACFVESVVVDKMYRGRGLGKLIMKCAEDYCRSVLQLKAIYLSTIDQEGFYERIGYEFCAPVSMYGPRHCELPSLENAKKKYMKKIL, translated from the exons atgaTGTACTTAGCAGTTGTAACAGTGATATATAGAACCTTTGATCAAAACcagttttattataaaaattcaagTGAACTCAACTATGACAGCCTCTTATTCCAG GGACTTCCACCGTTCAATGTCTCTGGCAGCCCCTTCAATGTTGTCCCAATACACAGGTATCCAGAACTCATGCAAGAATGTTGCAATCTCATAAACTCTGAATGGCCACGAAGTGATACGGCCCGAATGCGTTCACTTGTGGCATCCTGCGATACATTGCCAGTTAGTTTAGTTCTAACAACAGACAATCTATGCCGTGTTATTGCTCATTGTAAATTGAGTGCGATACCAAGCAAGAAAAGCGCCTGCTTTGTAGAATCCGTTGTGGTTGACAAAATGTACCGAGGTAGAGGTCTTGGAAAACTAATTATGAAATGCGCCGAAGATTACTGCCGAAGTGTTTTGCAATTAAAAGCTATTTACTTATCGACAATCGATCAAGAGGGCTTCTACGAAAGAATTGGCTATGAATTTTGTGCACCTGTTTCTATGTATGGACCGCGTCACTGTGAGCTGCCTTctttagaaaatgccaaaaagaaATATATGAAAAAGATTCTGTAA